From the genome of Chloroflexota bacterium, one region includes:
- the glpA gene encoding anaerobic glycerol-3-phosphate dehydrogenase subunit A: MKTIQTEILVIGGGATGTGVLRDLAMRGFASILIEARDLAHGTTGRFHGLLHSGGRYAVKDPQAARECIEENQILRRIMPQCIEDTGGFFVLTPWDEPGYADSFRRGCHQAGIPVERLSPTQMLAEEPLLNPKITHCYRVPDAAIDSFAAAHANVASAKAYGARVFPYHEVTQLLTDDGRQETGSIPRHITGALCRDLIADQAVTIHADLVINAAGAWAGKIAASAGIEIAMRPGKGTMLAVSHRVVNTVINRCKMPSDGDILVPAHTVAVMGTTDQQVPDPDHFAIEPWEVELMLEEGEKILPGFKDLRILRAWAGVRPLYQETKTDQSRDITRSFVLLDHAARDHTPGMLTITSGKWTTYRKMAQATVDLACQKLGTQRECRTHLEELPTEAGIQQAGSNYHNLGQRLAEIESHHAQGQLICECELATRADIERAILAGEAKTLDDIRRDVRLGMGPCQGGFCTLRAAGILHQYAKTRMGHSVEETNVALRDFLEERWKGVLPVLWGKQLQQERFNELIYLNVLNIDTLPGPKSSRLAAQSYEDGSRNTEDGKGHDRQPQNSKSLRTSVVGHPSDVIVIGAGLSGLTAGWLAASRGLKTKVIAKGWGATHWASGCIDVLGYIPGEISTLVTNPASAAEELIAANPQHPYARAGLEALAAALEELQAICQQSGYPLHGSLEENWLLPTVIGAARPTCLAPETMIAGDLRTNDPMLLVGFEGYHDFYPHFAAANLQAQGFAARAIMLPIPVSLQRQRIDTLVLARAFDDAEFRQQVIESIKPHLGDAARIGFAAVLGLHDALRATRELEYGLGRRIFEIPGLPPSVPGMRLQRILVQAIRRAGGGVYDGIEVIGMLENGRQKTENTGQRVAVEAVLSKSASRLTSHAAGHFVLATGGILGGGIQTDHTGYAQETIFNLSVAASPHRNEWLQRAFAHPDEHAIFSAGVRVDTDFCTDYPNLFAIGGGLGGADCVRQKTREGVALVSAYRAVQQILAEKTKAKI, from the coding sequence TACGCCGTGGGATGAACCGGGCTACGCGGACTCCTTTCGGCGTGGTTGCCATCAAGCAGGGATTCCTGTCGAGAGGCTTTCACCAACCCAAATGCTGGCCGAGGAGCCATTACTCAACCCAAAGATCACCCACTGCTACCGCGTCCCCGATGCCGCCATAGACTCCTTCGCCGCCGCGCATGCCAACGTCGCTTCGGCGAAAGCATATGGGGCACGCGTGTTCCCGTATCACGAAGTGACACAACTACTGACGGATGACGGAAGACAGGAAACCGGCTCCATCCCCCGTCATATCACTGGCGCGCTCTGTCGTGATCTCATCGCCGACCAGGCCGTTACCATTCACGCCGATCTGGTCATCAACGCCGCCGGAGCCTGGGCTGGTAAAATTGCTGCCAGCGCGGGGATCGAAATCGCCATGCGCCCCGGCAAAGGCACCATGCTCGCCGTTAGCCACCGTGTGGTCAATACCGTCATCAACCGCTGCAAAATGCCATCCGACGGCGATATTCTCGTCCCTGCGCATACCGTAGCCGTGATGGGCACCACCGACCAACAAGTCCCCGACCCCGATCATTTTGCCATTGAACCCTGGGAAGTTGAACTCATGCTCGAAGAAGGCGAGAAAATACTCCCCGGCTTCAAGGATTTGCGCATCTTACGCGCCTGGGCCGGGGTGCGCCCGCTGTACCAGGAAACCAAAACCGACCAATCGCGCGATATTACACGCTCATTTGTGCTGCTCGACCACGCGGCACGCGATCACACCCCGGGGATGCTGACCATCACCAGCGGAAAATGGACCACCTACCGCAAAATGGCACAAGCAACTGTAGATTTGGCCTGCCAAAAATTGGGTACGCAGCGCGAGTGCCGCACACATCTGGAAGAACTGCCGACGGAAGCGGGAATACAGCAGGCTGGCTCCAACTATCACAATCTCGGCCAGCGCCTCGCCGAGATTGAATCGCACCACGCTCAGGGCCAACTGATCTGCGAATGCGAGCTCGCCACCCGCGCCGACATTGAGCGAGCCATTCTCGCCGGGGAAGCTAAAACTCTGGATGACATCCGCCGGGACGTACGCCTGGGGATGGGGCCTTGCCAGGGCGGATTTTGCACCCTACGCGCGGCAGGCATATTACATCAGTATGCAAAAACCCGCATGGGGCATTCGGTCGAAGAAACAAATGTTGCCCTGCGTGATTTCCTCGAAGAACGCTGGAAAGGTGTATTGCCCGTATTATGGGGCAAGCAGCTTCAGCAGGAACGATTTAACGAATTAATTTATTTGAATGTACTCAATATCGACACATTGCCAGGGCCAAAATCTTCACGCCTGGCAGCACAGTCGTACGAAGACGGAAGCCGGAATACGGAAGACGGGAAAGGACACGACCGACAACCCCAAAATAGTAAATCGCTCCGGACATCGGTCGTCGGGCATCCGTCCGATGTCATCGTCATTGGCGCAGGTCTTTCTGGCCTCACCGCGGGCTGGTTGGCTGCGAGCCGTGGATTGAAAACCAAAGTCATCGCCAAGGGTTGGGGAGCCACACACTGGGCATCAGGTTGCATCGATGTGCTGGGTTATATTCCCGGCGAAATCTCAACTCTAGTTACGAATCCCGCTTCTGCCGCGGAAGAATTAATCGCCGCCAACCCACAGCACCCCTATGCGCGGGCAGGCCTTGAGGCGCTGGCCGCGGCGCTTGAAGAATTGCAAGCCATCTGCCAGCAAAGCGGGTATCCGCTGCATGGCTCACTGGAAGAAAATTGGCTGCTCCCAACAGTCATCGGCGCCGCGCGGCCTACTTGCCTTGCGCCAGAAACGATGATCGCTGGTGACTTACGCACAAATGACCCGATGTTGTTGGTCGGCTTCGAGGGGTATCACGATTTTTATCCGCACTTTGCCGCGGCCAACCTGCAAGCGCAAGGCTTCGCAGCACGAGCGATCATGCTCCCAATTCCGGTAAGTTTGCAACGCCAGCGCATCGATACATTGGTTCTGGCCCGCGCCTTCGATGATGCAGAATTTCGCCAGCAGGTTATCGAATCGATCAAGCCACATCTGGGTGATGCCGCTCGCATAGGATTCGCGGCAGTATTGGGATTGCACGATGCACTTCGGGCAACGCGGGAACTGGAATATGGCCTGGGGCGTAGAATTTTCGAAATTCCGGGGCTGCCCCCCTCGGTTCCAGGGATGAGGCTCCAGCGCATCTTAGTACAGGCCATTCGCCGGGCCGGGGGCGGAGTCTATGACGGTATCGAAGTAATTGGAATGCTCGAAAATGGAAGACAGAAGACAGAAAACACCGGTCAGCGAGTAGCTGTCGAAGCCGTCCTATCAAAATCTGCTTCACGCCTCACATCTCATGCCGCGGGGCACTTCGTCCTCGCCACAGGCGGCATCTTGGGCGGCGGCATTCAAACAGACCATACTGGCTATGCGCAAGAAACGATTTTCAATCTATCCGTCGCTGCCTCGCCCCATCGAAATGAGTGGTTACAGCGCGCTTTTGCCCATCCTGACGAACACGCCATTTTCAGCGCTGGGGTTCGCGTAGACACAGATTTTTGCACAGACTACCCCAACCTGTTCGCTATCGGCGGGGGGCTGGGCGGCGCCGATTGTGTGCGCCAGAAAACGCGTGAGGGCGTGGCCCTGGTCAGCGCCTATCGGGCTGTGCAGCAAATTCTTGCCGAAAAAACTAAAGCCAAAATATGA